The genome window GGGACGGATGGGCGATATCCCGATGCCACTGGCGCCACCAGCAGCGTCAGGAGAGGAGGGCCCGCCGTCGGACGCCGCCCGCCGGTGGTACGTCGCCATGCGGGACGCACTGCGACGTGGCGATTGGGCGAAGTTCGGTGCAGCGTTTGATAGTCTGGGCCGCGTATTGGAACGACCGCCGCAATGAACGCGGCCGTGTCGGGCATCGCCGGTTCACGGTGCCTGGCACGTACGGGCGCGCTTCGCACGACAGGCGGGTTGCTGTCGTCGGGCACGACCACCTAGCATTGAACCGATGACATTCCTCGATTCGGAGAACGCGTGAACCTACACGAGTATCAGGCGAAAGAGCTGTTGCGGGCGGCCGGTGTGCCGATCCCGCCCGGCGAAATCGCTACGACGCCGGAACAGGCGGAAGCCATCGCGCAGCGCTACGGCGCAGCAGTTATGGTGAAGGCGCAAGTGCATGCCGGCGGACGTGGCAAGGCGGGCGGCGTGAAGTTCTGCCCAACGCCGGAAGCGGCCAAGGAAAAGGCGACCGCCATTCTCGGTATGACGATCAAAGATCTCGTCGTCGAGAAGGTGCTCGTGACCATCGCGGCCGACATCGGCTCTGAAGCGTACGTCGGCATTATCGTCGACCGCGCAACCAAGAAGCCGGTGTTCATGGTGAGCGCGGCCGGTGGCATCGACATCGAAGAAGTCGCGGCCAGCACGCCGGAGCTGATCCTGTATCACCCGGTCGACACGCGCTACGGCCTGTTGTCGTTCGAAGCGATGCGCATGGGCTTCTTCCTGTTCAAGGACGTCAAGCTCGCGCGTCAGGCCGCGAAGATCATGCAGCAGCTGTACACGGCGTTCATGAATGCCGGCTGCTCGCTCGCGGAAATCAATCCGCTCGTGCTCACGCCGACGGGTGAATTGATCGCGGTCGACGGCAAGATGGTCATCGACGACAACGAACTCGATCGCCGCCCCGACGTCGCCGCACTGCGCGACGAGTCGTCGGAAGCGCCGAGCGAAGTCGACGCGCGCAATTCGAACCTCACGTTCATCAAGCTCGATGGTAACGTCGGCTGCGTGGTAAACGGCGCGGGCCTCGCCATGGCGACGATGGACCTCGTGAAGCATTACGGCGGCGATCCGGCCAACTTCCTCGATATCGGCGGTTCGTCGAATCCGGAGAAGGTCGTGAACGCGCTGCGCATCATCACGTCCGATCCGAACGTGAAATGCATTCTGTTCAACATCTTCGGCGGCATTACGCGCACCGATGACGTGGCCAACGGCATCGTCACGGCGACCAAGGCGAATCCGCTCAAGGTGCCTATCGTGATCCGTCTTACCGGCACCAACGAGGAGATCGCCGTGAAGATTCTGCAGGACAACGGCTTCTCGGCATCGAACGACATGGACGCGGCCGTGCAGCGCGCCGTGGAACTCGCGACGAAGGGAGGTGCCGCGTGAGCATCTTCATCG of Gemmatimonas sp. contains these proteins:
- the sucC gene encoding ADP-forming succinate--CoA ligase subunit beta: MNLHEYQAKELLRAAGVPIPPGEIATTPEQAEAIAQRYGAAVMVKAQVHAGGRGKAGGVKFCPTPEAAKEKATAILGMTIKDLVVEKVLVTIAADIGSEAYVGIIVDRATKKPVFMVSAAGGIDIEEVAASTPELILYHPVDTRYGLLSFEAMRMGFFLFKDVKLARQAAKIMQQLYTAFMNAGCSLAEINPLVLTPTGELIAVDGKMVIDDNELDRRPDVAALRDESSEAPSEVDARNSNLTFIKLDGNVGCVVNGAGLAMATMDLVKHYGGDPANFLDIGGSSNPEKVVNALRIITSDPNVKCILFNIFGGITRTDDVANGIVTATKANPLKVPIVIRLTGTNEEIAVKILQDNGFSASNDMDAAVQRAVELATKGGAA